One genomic segment of Anguilla anguilla isolate fAngAng1 chromosome 2, fAngAng1.pri, whole genome shotgun sequence includes these proteins:
- the wfikkn2b gene encoding WAP, Kazal, immunoglobulin, Kunitz and NTR domain-containing protein 2, with protein MWWMLFPRWIWFFVGQWIVLLMDGRVKGMALPRVVYSHAGICPNEMNPNLWVDAMSTCMRECESDQECETFEKCCPNVCGNRSCVAARYMDIKGKKGPMGMPKEATCDKFMCAQQGSECDIWDGQPVCKCRDRCEREPNFTCASDGMTYYNKCYMDAEACSKGISLSVVTCRYHLTWPNTSPLPVETTVRPTTALLETTPMDIQPPIMVSNPVHQSVFVGETASFLCEVTGKPKPEITWEKQMEGKENIVMKPNHVRGNVVVTNIGQLVIYNAQIQDAGIYTCTAKNSAGPIHAHFPLSVIQRDPVKKDDQKNSTVFPAEECLKIPDSGDCGEEKMSWYYEAKKNNCFTFSYGNCNNNMNHFDTYESCMHSCGAEVANTCGLPTLQGPCKAYEPRWAYSSVTKQCQSFIYGGCGGNANNFESKEACEDMCPFPKNQNCKMCKPRQKMVTSFCKSDFVILGHMTELTEDQDSGHALITVEEILKDEKMGLKFFGKEPLEVTLLNMDWNCPCPNITSTDGQVIIMGDVHNGMAVLQPDSFVGTSSVRRVRKLREVIHKKTCDILKEFPSIQ; from the exons ATGTGGTGGATGCTGTTTCCGCGCTGGATCTGGTTTTTTGTTGGGCAGTGGATTGTCCTGCTCATGGACGGCCGCGTGAAGGGTATGGCTCTGCCAAGAGTTGTATATTCTCATGCGGGTATCTGTCCAAACGAGATGAACCCCAATTTATGGGTGGATGCCATGAGTACTTGCATGCGGGAGTGCGAATCTGATCAG GAATGTGAGACTTTTGAAAAGTGCTGTCCAAATGTCTGTGGGAACAGGAGCTGTGTGGCTGCCCGCTACATGGACATCAAGGGGAAAAAGGGTCCCATGGGAATGCCCAAGGAAGCAACATGCGACAAGTTCATGTGTGCCCAGCAGGGCTCTGAGTGTGACATCTGGGATGGGCAGCCAGTGTGCAAGTGCCGGGACCGCTGTGAGAGGGAGCCCAACTTCACCTGCGCCTCAGATGGCATGACTTACTACAACAAATGCTACATGGATGCGGAAGCCTGCTCAAAGGGCATTTCGCTGTCCGTAGTGACCTGCAGGTACCATCTCACCTGGCCTAACACCAGTCCACTTCCTGTGGAGACCACCGTCCGCCCAACCACGGCTCTTTTGGAGACCACGCCCATGGACATCCAGCCTCCAATCATGGTCAGCAACCCTGTTCAccagtctgtgtttgtgggcGAGACTGCCAGCTTCTTGTGTGAGGTGACAGGAAAGCCTAAGCCAGAGATCACTTGGGAAAAACAGATGGAAGGGAAGGAAAACATTGTCATGAAGCCTAATCATGTCCGTGGGAATGTGGTGGTCACCAACATCGGCCAGCTGGTCATCTACAATGCCCAGATCCAGGACGCTGGCATCTACACCTGTACGGCAAAAAATTCAGCTGGTcccatacatgcacactttcCCCTTTCTGTAATCCAGAGGGACCCTGTCAAGAAGGATGACCAAAAGAATTCCACTGTCTTTCCTGCAGAGGAGTGTCTGAAGATACCAGACAGCGGAGACTGTGGGGAGGAAAAGATGAGCTGGTACTATGAGGCCAAAAAGAACAACTGCTTCACCTTTAGCTATGGCAACTGCAACAACAATATGAACCACTTTGACACCTATGAGTCATGCATGCACTCCTGTGGTGCAGAAGTAGCTAACACCTGTGGCCTTCCCACCTTACAGGGTCCCTGCAAAGCCTATGAGCCCCGCTGGGCGTACAGCAGCGTGACAAAGCAATGCCAGTCTTTCATCTACGGGGGCTGTGGGGGTAATGCCAACAACTTTGAGAGCAAAGAAGCCTGTGAAGACATGTGTCCCTTCCCCAAAAACCAGAACTGCAAGATGTGTAAGCCACGACAGAAAATGGTGACCAGCTTCTGCAAGAGTGACTTCGTTATCTTGGGTCACATGACAGAGCTGACGGAGGACCAAGACTCTGGTCATGCCCTCATCACAGTGGAGGAGATTCTGAAAGATGAAAAGATGGGGCTAAAGTTTTTTGGCAAGGAGCCCTTGGAGGTGACCCTACTGAACATGGACTGGAACTGCCCCTGCCCCAACATTACCAGTACCGACGGGCAGGTGATCATCA